One Methanoculleus sp. 7T genomic window carries:
- the wtpA gene encoding tungstate ABC transporter substrate-binding protein WtpA — MKSSRICMLISLLVAVVLICGCTGTTNTDSVPGSENLTSTPAATATPAEGVQVKVFHAGSLTGPFEKVKAAFEAEHPGVTVTLERGGSVDIIKRITGSGDSADVLASADYALIPKMMVPEHADWYLTFAKNRMVLTYTNESKYAGEITAENWYEVLGRDGVRWGFSDPNSDPCGYRTPMVIQLAEGYYGNDRIFEDLVAAHSNITATEENGTVTIHATNAGSDDTVLFIRPKADDLVKMVRSGDLDYAWEYRSVAVQNDLKFIELPEAIDLSSVDFAENYATVQTEAKKGDGTTLYAGAPIVYGVTVPKIAEHPDLGVEFVEMLVGATGQEILNADGQPPIVPAGGYGNVPASLQPLVAVKA; from the coding sequence ATGAAATCGTCTCGCATATGCATGTTGATCTCCCTCCTCGTCGCTGTCGTTCTGATCTGCGGCTGCACGGGGACGACAAACACCGATTCCGTGCCCGGTTCGGAGAACCTGACGTCGACTCCTGCCGCGACGGCGACCCCTGCCGAGGGCGTCCAAGTCAAGGTCTTCCACGCCGGAAGCCTGACCGGGCCGTTTGAGAAGGTAAAGGCGGCGTTTGAAGCGGAACACCCCGGCGTCACCGTGACCCTTGAACGCGGGGGCAGCGTCGATATCATCAAGAGGATTACCGGGAGCGGCGACTCTGCCGACGTTCTCGCCTCCGCCGACTACGCCCTCATCCCGAAGATGATGGTGCCGGAGCATGCCGACTGGTATCTCACGTTCGCGAAGAACCGGATGGTGCTCACCTACACGAACGAGAGCAAGTATGCCGGCGAGATCACCGCCGAGAACTGGTATGAGGTCCTCGGTCGCGACGGTGTCAGGTGGGGCTTCTCGGACCCGAACTCAGACCCCTGCGGCTACCGCACCCCGATGGTGATCCAACTCGCCGAGGGCTACTACGGGAACGACCGGATCTTTGAGGATCTCGTCGCGGCCCACAGCAACATCACCGCAACCGAAGAGAACGGCACCGTCACGATCCATGCCACCAATGCGGGCTCCGACGACACCGTACTCTTCATCAGGCCGAAGGCCGACGACCTCGTCAAGATGGTCCGGTCCGGCGACCTTGACTACGCCTGGGAGTACCGGAGCGTTGCGGTGCAGAACGACCTCAAGTTCATCGAACTCCCCGAAGCGATCGACCTCTCGTCGGTAGACTTCGCTGAGAACTACGCGACCGTCCAGACCGAGGCGAAGAAGGGCGACGGCACCACGCTCTACGCGGGCGCCCCGATCGTCTACGGCGTGACCGTCCCGAAGATCGCAGAGCACCCCGACCTTGGCGTCGAGTTCGTGGAGATGCTGGTCGGTGCCACCGGTCAGGAGATCCTCAACGCCGACGGCCAGCCCCCGATCGTGCCTGCGGGCGGCTACGGCAACGTTCCTGCCAGCCTGCAGCCGCTTGTTGCGGTAAAAGCCTGA
- a CDS encoding ABC transporter ATP-binding protein: protein MAIIEAHNIRKSYGDLEVLHDIDLSVQEGEILGLIGPSGSGKSTLLRILDLIEPPSGGELSVFGIDTVEERGRWLDLRRRMGMLFQRPIVFNASVYDNIAMGLRYRGASGDEIDRRVKEALEAVGLSRYIKSRATDLSGGEQQRVALSRVLVTDPEILFLDEPTANLDPTSTATIEAIVARLNREKGITVLISTHDLMQGQRLAHRVAVMIEGTVAQAGSSREVFHEPKDPKIARFVGVQNIIPGRVVSREGGLTTVEMKGRRMVSATPPPAEEVAVVIRGEDISLHRREPGYEEAENLFSASITSIEPMAPFVNVTVDCGCELTALVTARRAESLELEIGMQVWVSLPARVVHLVPWEV from the coding sequence ATGGCGATCATTGAAGCACACAACATCAGGAAATCGTACGGCGACTTAGAGGTCCTGCACGACATCGACCTCTCGGTGCAGGAGGGAGAGATCCTCGGGCTCATCGGCCCGAGCGGCTCCGGGAAGAGCACGCTTCTCCGGATCCTCGACCTGATTGAGCCGCCGAGCGGCGGAGAACTCTCCGTCTTCGGCATCGACACGGTCGAGGAGCGCGGTCGCTGGCTCGACCTCCGCCGCCGGATGGGGATGCTCTTCCAGAGGCCGATCGTCTTCAATGCATCGGTCTACGACAACATCGCGATGGGGCTGCGCTATCGGGGGGCTTCCGGCGACGAGATCGACCGGAGGGTGAAGGAGGCCCTCGAAGCCGTCGGGCTCTCCCGCTACATCAAGAGCAGGGCGACCGATCTCTCGGGCGGTGAGCAGCAGCGGGTGGCGTTATCGAGGGTGCTCGTGACCGACCCTGAGATCCTCTTCCTCGACGAGCCGACGGCGAACCTGGACCCGACGTCGACCGCTACCATCGAGGCGATCGTGGCGCGCCTGAACCGCGAGAAAGGGATAACCGTCCTGATCAGCACCCACGACCTTATGCAGGGGCAGCGGCTCGCCCACCGCGTCGCGGTGATGATCGAGGGGACGGTCGCCCAGGCTGGCTCGTCCCGTGAGGTCTTCCATGAGCCGAAAGACCCGAAGATCGCCCGGTTCGTGGGCGTCCAGAACATCATCCCCGGCCGGGTCGTCTCCCGGGAAGGAGGCCTCACCACGGTGGAGATGAAGGGGAGGCGGATGGTCTCGGCGACCCCGCCCCCGGCCGAGGAGGTGGCGGTGGTCATCCGGGGCGAGGACATCTCCCTGCACCGGAGGGAGCCCGGCTACGAGGAGGCGGAGAATCTTTTTTCCGCTAGCATTACCAGTATCGAGCCTATGGCGCCGTTCGTGAACGTGACCGTGGACTGCGGGTGCGAACTGACCGCACTGGTGACCGCGAGGAGGGCGGAGAGCCTCGAACTTGAGATCGGTATGCAAGTCTGGGTCTCTCTCCCGGCGAGGGTGGTCCACCTGGTCCCTTGGGAGGTGTAA
- a CDS encoding ABC transporter permease, with translation MVNGSPIVEGFIEAINLIITLNPQVVEITIRSLYISLTATFFASLVALPLGALIYFYDFRGKHAVVSTLQTLYALPTVIVGLIMFLLLSNIGPFGFLRLLYTPGGMIVTQTVLIIPLLMGLTVSALSGIDRDKRYTIIALGASKFQTVTTIIAEARFAVMAGVLLGFGRAIAEVGTVMIVGGNIRGATRVLTTAIALNTSMANYSMSIALGIILLSVALGVNIALSLVQRR, from the coding sequence ATGGTGAACGGGAGCCCGATCGTGGAGGGGTTCATCGAGGCCATCAACCTCATCATCACCCTCAATCCGCAGGTGGTCGAGATCACCATCCGGTCGCTCTACATCTCCCTCACCGCCACCTTCTTCGCGTCGCTAGTCGCCCTGCCGCTCGGGGCGCTCATCTACTTCTACGACTTCAGGGGGAAGCATGCGGTCGTCTCCACGCTGCAGACGCTCTATGCGCTCCCGACCGTCATCGTGGGCCTGATCATGTTCCTCCTCCTCTCGAACATCGGCCCCTTCGGGTTCCTCCGCCTCCTCTACACGCCCGGCGGCATGATCGTCACCCAGACGGTGCTCATCATCCCGCTCCTGATGGGGCTGACAGTCTCGGCGCTCTCGGGGATCGATCGGGACAAGCGCTACACGATCATAGCCCTCGGCGCAAGCAAGTTCCAGACGGTCACGACCATCATCGCGGAGGCCCGGTTCGCGGTCATGGCCGGCGTCCTCCTCGGGTTCGGACGGGCGATCGCCGAGGTGGGGACGGTGATGATCGTCGGCGGCAACATCCGCGGCGCCACCCGCGTCCTCACCACCGCGATCGCGCTCAACACATCGATGGCGAACTACTCCATGTCGATTGCACTCGGGATCATCCTCCTCTCGGTTGCGCTCGGGGTGAACATCGCTCTCTCCCTCGTGCAGCGGCGGTGA
- a CDS encoding SemiSWEET family sugar transporter: MKTGLLMDSVTALGLIAGTLTTLSFAPQVARAWRTRSTADLSLAMLIIFLAGILLWLAYGVVKEDLAIIAANAVTAVLIGLILSIKAKHG; the protein is encoded by the coding sequence ATGAAAACAGGATTGCTCATGGACTCCGTCACCGCACTCGGCCTCATCGCCGGAACGCTCACAACGCTCTCGTTCGCACCGCAGGTCGCGAGAGCATGGCGTACGAGGTCGACCGCCGACCTCTCTCTTGCGATGCTCATCATCTTCCTCGCCGGGATCCTGCTCTGGCTCGCCTACGGGGTGGTAAAAGAGGATCTCGCCATCATCGCAGCGAACGCCGTCACCGCAGTTCTTATCGGCCTGATACTCTCGATAAAGGCGAAGCACGGGTGA